One genomic segment of Coffea arabica cultivar ET-39 chromosome 6e, Coffea Arabica ET-39 HiFi, whole genome shotgun sequence includes these proteins:
- the LOC113696494 gene encoding senescence-specific cysteine protease SAG39-like produces MKTVIAFLFLLGLLAIQSAALRTLKDEAMVERHEQWMSLHGRVYNDDAEKERRFQIFKNNVEFIEAFNKAGKLPYKLGVNQFADLTNEEFKASRNGFKASSSLKLIRGASFKYENVTAVPATMDWRKKGAVTPIKDQGQCGSCWAFSAIAATEGITKLSTGKLISLSEQEIVDCDRTSQDQGCNGGEMEDAFAFIVKNKGIASEATYPYTAADGTCSKTKEAAHAAKIEGYEKVPANNEAALLKAVANQPVSVAIDASGMAFQFYTSGVFTGDCGTDLDHGVTAVGYGKASNGTKYWLVKNSWGTSWGESGYIRMQRGISAKEGLCGIAMDSSYPTA; encoded by the exons ATGAAAACGGTGATTgcttttttgttccttttggGATTGTTGGCAATTCAATCTGCAGCACTACGCACACTAAAGGATGAGGCTATGGTAGAGAGACATGAGCAGTGGATGAGTCTCCATGGCCGTGTATACAACGATGATGCAGAGAAGGAAAGGCGATTCCAGATATTCAAGAACAATGTAGAGTTCATCGAAGCTTTTAACAAGGCTGGAAAGCTGCCTTACAAGCTTGGTGTCAATCAATTTGCAGACCTTACCAATGAGGAATTCAAAGCCTCGCGTAATGGATTTAAAGCTTCCTCCTCGCTTAAGTTGATCAGAGGTGCATCTTTCAAGTATGAAAATGTGACTGCTGTGCCTGCCACCATGGACTGGAGGAAAAAAGGTGCAGTCACTCCAATTAAGGATCAAGGACAATGTG GAAGTTGCTGGGCATTCTCAGCAATTGCAGCCACTGAAGGAATTACCAAACTCAGTACAGGAAAGTTGATATCACTCTCTGAGCAAGAAATAGTGGATTGTGACAGAACAAGTCAAGATCAGGGATGCAATGGTGGAGAAATGGAAGATGCCTTTGCATTCATagtgaaaaacaaaggaattgcCTCTGAAGCAACTTACCCCTACACAGCAGCTGATGGAACTTGCAGCAAAACTAAAGAAGCTGCTCATGCAGCCAAAATCGAAGGTTATGAAAAGGTACCTGCCAACAATGAGGCAGCATTATTGAAAGCGGTGGCTAATCAACCAGTTTCAGTTGCCATCGATGCAAGTGGCATGGCTTTCCAATTCTATACAAGTGGAGTTTTTACTGGAGACTGTGGAACTGATCTCGACCATGGTGTTACTGCTGTAGGATATGGCAAGGCGTCTAATGGTACCAAATATTGGCTGGTAAAGAACTCATGGGGCACAAGCTGGGGTGAGAGTGGATACATAAGGATGCAACGTGGCATTTCTGCCAAAGAAGGCCTCTGTGGCATTGCTATGGATTCTTCCTATCCAACTGCTTAA